The proteins below come from a single Synechococcus sp. WH 8101 genomic window:
- a CDS encoding DNA-directed RNA polymerase subunit beta' yields MSSTPSKSRKSSSKASKAKAAAASISTPALAKTPPPFRNRVVDKKGLKQLVAWAYKTHGTAATAAMADQLKDLGFRYATQAAVSISVDDLKVPEAKQDLLGQAEELITATEESYRLGEITEVERHTKVIDTWTETNERLVDAVKKNFNQNDPLNSVWMMANSGARGNMSQVRQLVGMRGLMANPQGEIIDLPIRTNFREGLTVTEYVISSYGARKGLVDTALRTADSGYLTRRLVDVAQDVIVREDDCGTTRSILVKAEDGRFGSRLVGRLTAAQVVSADGEVLAERDAEIDPPLSKRFEAAGVVAVSVRSPLTCEANRSVCRKCYGWALAHNELVDLGEAVGIIAAQSIGEPGTQLTMRTFHTGGVSTAETGVVRSTLEGTVEFGPKARVRPYRTPHGVNAQQAEVDFTLTIKPSGGKGKAQKIEVTNGSLLFVDNGQDIRADVTVAQIAAGAVKKSVEKATKDVICDLAGQVRYEKVIQPKEVTDRQGNITRKAQRLGRLWVLAGDVYNLPPNARPVVEARAQVTEGQVLAEASQASEYGGEVRLRDSLGDSREVQIVTTAMTLKDFKLLGESTHAGEIWHLEAKDGTRYRLNTIPGSKIGHGEVVAELADDRFRTQTGGLVRFAPGLAIKKARSAKNGYEVNKGGTLLWIPQETHEINKDISLLMIEDGQWIEAGTEVVKDIFSQTAGIVTVTQKNDILREIIVRSGSFHLCSDKKALERFEGEGVMVNPGEAIAKGISSDAMVFVQTVETPEGMGLLLRPVEEYTIPNEAQLPELSHVKQPKGPHLGVKASQRLAFKDGELVKSVEGVELLRTQLMLETFDTTPQMTVDVEAVPDKRAKTIERLHLVILESILVRRDTISDSSHGSTHTELQVEDGQSIKASDVVATTQILCKQQGVVQMPEELDGEPVRRLIVEREEDTVTLSTTGTPTVSVGQRIVDGDEISAGQAAGCCGEVEAVEGQSVTLRLGRPYMISPDSVLHVRDGDLVQRGDGLALLVFERQKTGDIVQGLPRIEELLEARRPRESAILCKKPGTVEIKQGEDDESTTVTVIEADDAVAEYPILLGRNVMVSDGQQVTAGELLTDGPINPHELLECFFEDLRSRKPLMDAAQEAIANLQHRLVTEVQNVYKSQGVSIDDKHIEVIVRQMTSKVRVEDAGDTTLLPGELIELRQVEDTNQAMAITGGAPAEFTPVLLGITKASLNTDSFISAASFQETTRVLTEAAIEGKSDWLRGLKENVIIGRLIPAGTGFSGFEEELRAEAGPHPDILAEDPAGYRRMQNLRPDYTVEMPAASTTNASAVLDDPSDEDLEATRSRHGIDASSNFAAFARPVGDEELAEEQVVDAEAVEGLQEEGLLSDE; encoded by the coding sequence ATGTCCTCCACTCCCTCCAAGTCCCGCAAGTCCTCCAGCAAGGCCTCCAAAGCGAAAGCCGCAGCTGCCTCAATCAGCACGCCAGCGCTGGCGAAAACACCGCCGCCCTTCCGCAATCGGGTGGTGGATAAGAAGGGTTTGAAGCAGCTCGTGGCCTGGGCTTACAAAACCCATGGCACCGCTGCCACGGCCGCCATGGCCGACCAGCTGAAGGATCTGGGCTTCCGCTACGCCACGCAGGCTGCCGTTTCCATTTCGGTGGATGACCTCAAGGTCCCCGAAGCGAAGCAGGATCTGCTCGGTCAGGCGGAAGAACTAATCACGGCCACCGAGGAGTCGTACCGCCTCGGTGAGATCACGGAGGTGGAGCGTCACACCAAGGTGATTGACACCTGGACCGAGACCAATGAGCGTCTTGTGGATGCGGTCAAGAAGAACTTCAACCAGAACGATCCGCTCAATTCGGTCTGGATGATGGCCAACTCCGGCGCCCGCGGAAACATGTCGCAGGTGCGTCAGCTGGTGGGCATGCGCGGTCTGATGGCCAACCCGCAGGGGGAGATCATCGACCTGCCGATCCGCACCAATTTCCGTGAGGGACTCACGGTCACCGAGTACGTGATCTCGTCTTACGGAGCACGGAAAGGCCTGGTGGACACGGCTCTTCGCACCGCTGATTCCGGTTACCTGACCCGTCGACTGGTGGACGTCGCTCAGGATGTGATCGTCCGGGAAGACGACTGTGGCACCACCCGATCGATTCTTGTGAAAGCTGAAGACGGCCGCTTCGGGAGCCGTCTGGTGGGTCGTCTGACCGCCGCCCAGGTGGTGAGTGCGGATGGTGAAGTGCTCGCTGAGCGTGATGCTGAAATCGATCCGCCGCTTTCCAAGCGTTTTGAGGCAGCCGGTGTGGTGGCCGTGAGTGTGCGGTCGCCTCTCACCTGTGAGGCCAATCGTTCGGTCTGCCGGAAGTGTTACGGCTGGGCACTGGCCCACAACGAGCTGGTGGATCTCGGCGAAGCCGTTGGCATCATTGCCGCCCAATCCATCGGTGAGCCGGGAACCCAGCTCACGATGCGTACCTTCCACACCGGAGGTGTGTCCACCGCTGAAACTGGTGTGGTGCGCTCCACTCTCGAAGGCACGGTGGAGTTCGGTCCCAAGGCCCGAGTGCGCCCCTACCGCACACCCCACGGCGTCAATGCCCAGCAGGCTGAGGTGGATTTCACGCTCACGATCAAGCCCAGTGGCGGTAAGGGCAAAGCACAGAAAATTGAAGTCACCAACGGCTCGCTGCTGTTCGTTGATAACGGTCAGGACATTCGTGCCGATGTGACAGTCGCTCAGATCGCCGCCGGTGCGGTGAAGAAGAGCGTGGAGAAAGCCACCAAGGATGTGATCTGCGATCTCGCCGGTCAGGTGCGCTACGAGAAGGTGATTCAGCCGAAAGAGGTCACGGATCGTCAGGGCAACATCACGCGCAAGGCCCAGAGGCTGGGACGCCTTTGGGTGCTGGCTGGCGATGTGTACAACCTGCCTCCCAATGCCCGTCCGGTTGTGGAAGCTCGTGCCCAGGTGACCGAGGGGCAGGTGTTGGCTGAGGCAAGCCAGGCCAGTGAGTATGGCGGTGAAGTGCGTTTGCGTGACTCCCTCGGTGATTCACGCGAGGTGCAGATCGTCACCACGGCGATGACGCTCAAAGATTTCAAGCTGCTGGGCGAATCCACCCATGCCGGCGAAATCTGGCACCTGGAGGCCAAAGACGGCACTCGTTATCGCCTAAACACGATCCCCGGCAGCAAGATCGGCCATGGTGAGGTCGTCGCTGAGTTGGCAGACGATCGGTTCCGCACGCAGACAGGTGGTCTGGTGCGCTTTGCGCCTGGCTTAGCCATCAAAAAAGCGCGTTCCGCCAAAAACGGCTACGAGGTGAACAAGGGGGGCACCCTGCTCTGGATCCCTCAGGAAACCCACGAGATCAACAAGGACATCTCCCTGTTGATGATCGAAGACGGGCAGTGGATCGAAGCCGGCACCGAGGTGGTGAAGGACATCTTTAGTCAGACCGCCGGCATTGTGACGGTGACGCAGAAGAATGACATTCTGCGCGAGATCATTGTGCGCAGTGGCAGTTTCCACCTCTGCTCTGACAAGAAAGCGCTCGAGCGTTTTGAGGGTGAGGGTGTGATGGTGAATCCCGGTGAGGCCATCGCCAAGGGCATCAGCAGTGATGCCATGGTCTTTGTTCAGACCGTGGAAACCCCAGAAGGGATGGGTCTGCTGCTGCGGCCCGTTGAGGAATACACCATTCCCAATGAAGCGCAGTTGCCCGAGTTGTCGCATGTGAAGCAACCCAAGGGGCCCCATCTGGGGGTGAAAGCTTCTCAGCGTCTGGCGTTCAAAGACGGAGAACTCGTGAAGTCGGTGGAGGGTGTGGAGCTGCTGCGAACCCAGCTGATGCTCGAAACCTTTGACACCACGCCGCAGATGACGGTGGATGTGGAAGCGGTTCCTGACAAGCGGGCCAAGACGATTGAGCGCCTCCACCTGGTGATTCTGGAAAGCATTCTGGTGCGGCGCGACACCATCTCCGACTCCAGCCATGGCTCGACGCATACCGAGCTGCAGGTTGAAGATGGTCAGTCGATCAAAGCCAGCGATGTGGTGGCCACCACCCAGATTCTTTGCAAACAGCAGGGTGTGGTGCAGATGCCCGAGGAGCTGGATGGTGAGCCCGTGCGCCGTCTGATTGTGGAGCGGGAGGAGGACACGGTGACCCTCAGCACCACCGGCACGCCCACTGTCAGTGTGGGGCAGCGCATCGTCGACGGCGACGAGATCAGCGCCGGTCAAGCCGCTGGCTGCTGCGGTGAAGTTGAGGCGGTTGAGGGGCAGTCCGTGACCCTGCGCCTGGGGCGTCCCTACATGATTTCGCCCGATTCGGTGTTGCACGTTCGTGACGGTGATCTTGTGCAACGCGGCGATGGACTCGCCCTGCTGGTGTTTGAACGTCAGAAGACCGGTGACATCGTGCAGGGTCTGCCCCGGATTGAGGAATTGCTGGAGGCGCGGCGTCCGCGCGAATCAGCGATTCTCTGCAAGAAGCCCGGCACGGTGGAGATCAAGCAGGGAGAAGACGATGAATCCACCACCGTCACGGTGATCGAAGCCGATGATGCTGTGGCTGAATATCCGATTCTTCTCGGTCGCAATGTGATGGTGAGCGACGGCCAGCAGGTCACGGCCGGTGAGTTGCTCACTGATGGTCCGATCAATCCCCACGAATTGCTCGAGTGCTTCTTTGAGGATTTGCGCAGTCGTAAGCCTCTGATGGATGCAGCCCAGGAGGCGATTGCCAATCTTCAGCACCGTCTGGTGACCGAAGTGCAAAACGTCTACAAGTCTCAGGGTGTGTCGATTGACGACAAACACATTGAAGTGATTGTGCGTCAGATGACCAGCAAGGTGCGTGTCGAAGATGCCGGTGACACCACTCTGCTGCCGGGTGAGCTGATTGAACTGCGCCAGGTGGAAGACACCAATCAGGCGATGGCGATCACCGGCGGCGCTCCGGCCGAGTTCACCCCGGTGCTGCTCGGTATCACCAAGGCCTCCCTCAACACCGACAGTTTCATCTCTGCGGCCTCCTTCCAGGAGACCACCCGCGTGCTCACTGAAGCAGCCATCGAGGGCAAGAGCGACTGGCTGCGCGGTCTCAAGGAGAACGTGATCATCGGCCGCCTGATTCCTGCCGGCACTGGCTTCAGTGGCTTTGAGGAGGAGTTGCGTGCCGAGGCCGGCCCCCATCCCGACATCCTCGCGGAAGATCCGGCCGGCTATCGCCGGATGCAAAACCTGCGTCCCGACTACACCGTGGAGATGCCGGCCGCATCCACCACCAATGCCTCTGCGGTGCTGGATGATCCCAGCGATGAGGATCTGGAGGCGACCCGAAGCCGCCACGGCATCGATGCCTCCAGTAACTTCGCTGCCTTCGCTCGCCCTGTCGGCGATGAGGAGTTGGCTGAGGAACAGGTGGTGGATGCGGAAGCGGTGGAAGGTCTGCAGGAAGAGGGGCTGCTCAGTGATGAGTGA
- a CDS encoding TatD family hydrolase has translation MTTPTLIDSHCHIVFRNFDQDLEEVAQRWRDAGVVSLLHACVEPGEIPAIRALADRFPELRYSVGVHPLDTEHWTDGTAALLRRAALEDARVVAIGELGLDLYRETNLEQQLAVLRPQLDLAVELDRPVIIHCRDAAEPMLRELRERRDRAACPRGVMHCWGGTPKEMEAFLELGFDISFSGTVTFPKAEATHACARQVPDDRFLVETDCPFLAPVPRRGKRNEPAFVASVAARVAELRGQSLEEVARISTANARRLFGLP, from the coding sequence GTGACGACTCCCACCCTGATTGACAGTCACTGTCACATCGTTTTTCGGAATTTTGATCAGGACCTCGAAGAGGTTGCTCAGCGTTGGCGGGACGCGGGCGTGGTGTCGCTGTTGCACGCCTGTGTCGAACCCGGTGAGATCCCTGCGATTCGCGCTCTTGCGGATCGGTTTCCCGAGCTCCGCTATTCGGTTGGTGTCCACCCGCTTGACACGGAACATTGGACCGATGGCACCGCAGCCCTGCTTCGCCGTGCTGCTCTGGAGGATGCTCGGGTGGTGGCCATCGGTGAGCTCGGGCTTGACCTGTATCGGGAGACAAACCTCGAGCAACAGCTCGCTGTTCTCAGGCCCCAGCTCGATCTAGCGGTGGAGCTGGATCGGCCGGTCATCATCCACTGCCGCGATGCCGCCGAGCCGATGCTGCGCGAACTGCGGGAACGCCGCGATCGTGCCGCTTGTCCCCGGGGGGTGATGCATTGCTGGGGCGGAACTCCCAAAGAGATGGAGGCCTTTCTCGAACTCGGTTTCGACATCAGCTTCAGTGGCACGGTCACCTTCCCCAAGGCAGAGGCCACCCATGCCTGTGCACGTCAGGTGCCGGACGATCGGTTTCTGGTGGAGACCGATTGCCCCTTCCTGGCGCCCGTGCCTCGGCGCGGCAAACGCAACGAGCCGGCCTTCGTTGCGTCAGTGGCGGCGCGGGTGGCCGAACTCCGCGGTCAGTCTCTCGAGGAGGTGGCCAGGATCAGCACCGCCAATGCCCGCCGTCTGTTCGGTCTTCCCTGA
- the rpsT gene encoding 30S ribosomal protein S20 has product MANNKSSKKRVQIAERNRLRNKSYKSALRTLMKRCFTACSDYDATAGEEAKATVQASMNAAFSKIDKAVKCGVLHRNNGAHQKSRLSAAVRKAIEPTSAG; this is encoded by the coding sequence GTGGCCAATAACAAGTCGTCCAAGAAGCGCGTTCAGATCGCCGAGCGCAATCGCCTGCGCAACAAGTCGTACAAATCGGCGCTGCGCACCTTGATGAAGCGTTGCTTTACCGCCTGCTCCGACTACGACGCCACTGCTGGCGAAGAGGCGAAGGCCACGGTTCAGGCCAGCATGAATGCGGCCTTCAGCAAGATCGACAAAGCTGTGAAGTGCGGCGTTCTCCATCGCAACAACGGCGCTCACCAGAAGTCGCGCCTCAGCGCGGCGGTAAGGAAAGCGATCGAGCCCACCAGCGCAGGCTGA
- the rpoB gene encoding DNA-directed RNA polymerase subunit beta, which translates to MSSSAIQVAKTATYLPDLVEVQRASFKWFLEKGLIEELESFSPITDYTGKLELHFVGSEYRLKRPRHDVEEAKRRDATFASQMYVTCRLVNKETGEIKEQEVFIGELPLMTERGTFIINGAERVIVNQIVRSPGVYFKDEQDKNGRRTYNASVIPNRGAWLKFETDKNDLLHVRVDKTRKINAHVLMRAMGLSDNDVVDKLRHPEYYRKSIEAANDEGISSEDQALLELYKKLRPGEPPSVSGGQQLLQTRFFDPKRYDLGRVGRYKINKKLRLTIPDTVRTLTHEDVLSTLDYLINLELDVGGASLDDIDHLGNRRVRSVGELLQNQVRVGLNRLERIIKERMTVGETDSLTPAQLVNPKPLVAAIKEFFGSSQLSQFMDQTNPLAELTHKRRISALGPGGLTRERAGFAVRDIHPSHYGRLCPIETPEGPNAGLINSLATHARVNEYGFIETPFWKVDNGRVLKQGDPIYLSADLEDECRVAPGDVATDAEGQILADLIPVRYRQDFEKVPPEQVDYVQLSPVQVISVATSLIPFLEHDDANRALMGSNMQRQAVPLLRPERPLVGTGLETQVARDSGMVPISRVNGTVTFVDATAIVVRDEEGVDHTHFLQKYQRSNQDTCLNQRPIVRQGDPVIVGQVLADGSACEGGEIALGQNVLIAYMPWEGYNYEDAILVSERLVNEDLYTSVHIEKYEIEARQTKLGPEEITREIPNVAEESLGNLDEMGIIRIGAFVESGDILVGKVTPKGESDQPPEEKLLRAIFGEKARDVRDNSLRVPSTERGRVVDVRIYTREQGDELPPGANMVVRVYVAQRRKIQVGDKMAGRHGNKGIISRILPREDMPYLPDGTPVDIVLNPLGVPSRMNVGQVFELLMGWAASNLDCRVKVVPFDEMYGAEKSQQTVEAFLKEAASQPGKDWIYNPDDPGKLLLRDGRTGEPFDQPVAVGYSHFLKLVHLVDDKIHARSTGPYSLVTQQPLGGKAQQGGQRLGEMEVWALEAYGAAYTLQELLTVKSDDMQGRNEALNAIVKGKPIPRPGTPESFKVLMRELQSLGLDIAVFTDEGKEVDLMQDVNPRRSTPSRPTYESLGVADYDED; encoded by the coding sequence ATGAGCAGCAGCGCGATTCAGGTCGCCAAGACCGCCACCTACCTGCCCGATCTGGTGGAGGTGCAGCGGGCCAGCTTTAAGTGGTTCCTGGAAAAAGGTCTGATTGAGGAGCTGGAGAGTTTTTCTCCGATCACCGATTACACAGGCAAGCTCGAGCTTCATTTCGTCGGTAGCGAGTACCGGCTCAAGCGTCCCCGTCACGATGTGGAGGAGGCGAAGCGACGCGATGCAACGTTTGCGTCTCAAATGTATGTGACCTGCCGTCTGGTCAACAAGGAGACCGGGGAGATCAAGGAGCAGGAAGTGTTTATCGGCGAGCTGCCGCTGATGACCGAGCGGGGCACCTTCATCATCAATGGTGCTGAGCGCGTGATCGTGAACCAGATCGTGCGGAGCCCCGGTGTTTATTTCAAGGATGAGCAGGATAAAAATGGTCGTCGCACCTACAACGCCAGCGTGATCCCCAACCGGGGTGCTTGGCTCAAATTCGAGACCGATAAAAACGATTTGCTGCATGTGCGCGTCGATAAAACGCGCAAGATCAATGCCCATGTGCTGATGCGTGCCATGGGGTTGTCCGACAATGATGTTGTCGACAAGCTGCGCCATCCCGAGTACTACCGCAAGTCGATCGAAGCGGCGAATGATGAGGGCATCAGTTCGGAAGATCAGGCCCTACTAGAGCTTTACAAGAAATTGCGTCCGGGTGAGCCTCCATCGGTGAGTGGGGGACAACAGCTTCTCCAGACCCGCTTTTTTGACCCCAAGCGCTACGACCTTGGTCGGGTGGGTCGCTACAAAATCAATAAAAAGCTGCGCCTCACCATCCCAGACACGGTGCGCACCCTCACCCACGAGGATGTGCTCTCCACGCTGGATTATCTGATCAACCTCGAACTGGACGTGGGCGGTGCCAGCCTGGATGACATCGACCACCTGGGCAACCGCCGCGTGCGATCGGTGGGTGAATTGCTCCAGAACCAGGTGCGTGTCGGCCTGAATCGCCTGGAGCGGATCATCAAGGAGCGGATGACCGTGGGTGAAACCGATTCGCTCACTCCCGCCCAGCTCGTGAACCCCAAGCCCCTGGTGGCAGCGATCAAGGAGTTCTTTGGCTCCAGCCAGCTGAGCCAGTTCATGGACCAGACCAATCCTCTGGCCGAGCTCACCCACAAGCGCCGGATCTCGGCTCTTGGCCCAGGCGGTCTCACCCGCGAGCGCGCCGGTTTTGCGGTTCGGGATATCCATCCCTCCCACTACGGCCGCCTCTGCCCGATTGAAACGCCGGAAGGCCCCAATGCGGGATTGATTAATTCACTCGCCACCCACGCCCGAGTGAATGAGTACGGATTCATCGAAACTCCGTTCTGGAAAGTCGACAACGGTCGTGTACTCAAGCAGGGAGATCCCATTTATCTCTCTGCGGATCTGGAAGATGAGTGTCGGGTCGCTCCCGGTGACGTCGCCACGGACGCGGAGGGGCAGATCCTTGCCGATCTGATTCCCGTCCGTTACCGCCAGGACTTTGAAAAAGTGCCGCCGGAGCAGGTGGATTACGTGCAGCTGTCGCCTGTGCAGGTGATTTCTGTGGCGACATCCCTGATTCCTTTCCTTGAGCACGACGACGCCAACCGTGCCCTGATGGGGTCCAACATGCAGCGCCAGGCTGTGCCCCTGCTGCGTCCCGAGCGTCCACTGGTGGGCACCGGTCTGGAAACGCAGGTGGCACGCGACTCCGGCATGGTGCCGATCTCACGCGTCAATGGCACCGTCACCTTTGTGGATGCCACGGCCATCGTTGTGCGTGACGAGGAGGGTGTGGATCACACCCATTTCCTGCAGAAGTATCAGCGTTCCAACCAAGACACCTGCCTCAACCAGCGCCCGATTGTGCGCCAGGGCGACCCGGTGATCGTGGGTCAGGTGCTGGCCGATGGCTCCGCCTGTGAAGGTGGCGAAATCGCCCTGGGCCAAAACGTCCTGATCGCCTACATGCCTTGGGAGGGTTACAACTACGAGGACGCGATTCTGGTGAGTGAGCGTCTGGTCAACGAGGATCTCTACACCTCGGTGCATATCGAGAAGTATGAGATCGAGGCGCGGCAGACCAAGCTCGGACCTGAGGAGATCACTCGTGAGATCCCCAATGTTGCCGAGGAGAGCCTCGGCAACTTGGATGAGATGGGCATCATCCGAATCGGCGCTTTCGTTGAAAGCGGCGACATTCTGGTGGGCAAGGTGACGCCAAAAGGGGAGTCGGATCAGCCTCCGGAAGAGAAGTTGCTGCGCGCGATCTTCGGTGAAAAAGCCCGCGACGTCCGCGACAATTCTCTTCGTGTTCCCAGCACCGAACGGGGCCGCGTCGTCGACGTGCGCATCTACACCCGTGAGCAGGGCGATGAACTGCCGCCCGGCGCCAACATGGTGGTTCGGGTCTATGTGGCCCAGCGCCGCAAGATCCAGGTGGGCGACAAGATGGCTGGCCGCCACGGCAATAAGGGCATCATCAGCCGCATCCTTCCTCGGGAAGACATGCCCTATCTGCCCGATGGCACCCCGGTGGACATTGTTCTCAATCCCCTCGGTGTGCCGAGCCGCATGAATGTGGGGCAGGTGTTCGAGCTGTTGATGGGATGGGCCGCTTCCAACCTCGATTGCCGCGTCAAGGTGGTGCCCTTCGATGAGATGTATGGGGCTGAGAAGTCGCAGCAGACCGTGGAGGCCTTTTTGAAGGAGGCTGCGAGCCAGCCCGGCAAAGACTGGATCTACAACCCGGATGACCCCGGCAAACTGCTGCTCCGTGACGGCCGCACCGGTGAACCCTTTGACCAGCCTGTTGCGGTTGGTTACTCCCACTTCCTCAAGCTGGTGCACCTTGTGGATGACAAGATCCACGCCCGCTCGACCGGTCCCTACTCCCTGGTCACCCAGCAGCCCCTCGGCGGTAAGGCCCAACAGGGCGGTCAGCGACTGGGTGAGATGGAGGTGTGGGCGCTTGAGGCCTACGGCGCCGCCTACACCCTGCAGGAACTGCTTACGGTCAAATCCGATGACATGCAGGGCCGCAACGAGGCGCTCAACGCCATCGTCAAGGGCAAGCCGATTCCTCGCCCTGGGACTCCGGAATCCTTCAAGGTGCTGATGCGAGAGCTTCAGTCCCTAGGTCTTGATATCGCGGTCTTCACCGATGAAGGCAAGGAAGTGGATCTGATGCAAGACGTGAATCCCCGTCGCAGCACCCCCAGTCGTCCCACCTACGAATCACTCGGGGTTGCGGATTACGACGAAGACTGA
- a CDS encoding DNA-directed RNA polymerase subunit gamma, whose product MTNSNLRTENHFDYVKITLASPDRVMEWGQRTLPNGQVVGEVTKPETINYRTLKPEMDGLFCEKIFGPSKDWECHCGKYKRVRHRGIVCERCGVEVTESRVRRHRMGFIKLAAPVSHVWYLKGIPSYVAILLDMPLRDVEQIVYFNCYVVLDPGDHKDLKYKQLLTEDEWLEIEDEIYAEDSEIENEPVVGIGAEALKQLLEDLELESVAEQLREEIAGSKGQKRAKLIKRLRVIDNFIATNARPEWMVLDVIPVIPPDLRPMVQLDGGRFATSDLNDLYRRVINRNNRLARLQEILAPEIIVRNEKRMLQEAVDALIDNGRRGRTVVGANNRPLKSLSDIIEGKQGRFRQNLLGKRVDYSGRSVIVVGPKLKMHQCGLPKEMAIELFQPFVIHRLIRQNIVNNIKAAKKLIQRADDEVMQVLQEVIDGHPILLNRAPTLHRLGIQAFEPKLVDGRAIQLHPLVCPAFNADFDGDQMAVHVPLAIEAQTEARMLMLASNNILSPATGDPIITPSQDMVLGAYYLTALQPDQQPVAFGDRSRTFAGLEDVIHAFEDKRIGLHDWVWVRFNGQVEDDEERDEPIQSETLSDGTRFEQWSFRRDRFDEDGALISRYILTTVGRVVMNHTIIDAVAAT is encoded by the coding sequence ATGACCAACAGCAACCTCCGCACCGAGAACCACTTCGACTACGTCAAGATCACGCTCGCATCGCCCGATCGGGTGATGGAGTGGGGTCAGCGCACCTTGCCTAATGGACAGGTGGTGGGTGAGGTCACCAAGCCTGAAACCATCAACTACCGCACGCTGAAGCCCGAGATGGACGGGCTGTTTTGCGAAAAGATTTTCGGACCGTCCAAAGACTGGGAGTGCCACTGCGGTAAGTACAAGCGGGTGCGCCACCGCGGCATCGTTTGTGAGCGCTGCGGCGTGGAGGTGACCGAGAGCCGGGTGCGTCGTCACCGCATGGGCTTCATCAAACTGGCTGCTCCGGTGTCCCACGTTTGGTACCTGAAGGGGATCCCGAGCTATGTGGCAATCCTTCTCGACATGCCCCTGCGGGATGTGGAGCAGATTGTCTACTTCAACTGCTATGTGGTGCTCGATCCGGGCGATCACAAGGATCTCAAATACAAGCAGCTGCTCACGGAAGACGAGTGGCTGGAGATCGAAGATGAGATCTACGCCGAGGATTCTGAGATTGAGAACGAGCCCGTCGTGGGCATCGGCGCCGAGGCTCTCAAGCAGCTGCTCGAAGACCTGGAGCTTGAGTCAGTTGCTGAGCAGCTGCGCGAGGAGATTGCCGGTAGCAAGGGGCAGAAGCGTGCCAAGTTGATCAAACGCCTACGGGTGATCGACAACTTCATCGCCACCAATGCCCGCCCGGAATGGATGGTGCTGGATGTTATTCCGGTGATTCCGCCCGATTTGCGCCCGATGGTGCAGCTGGATGGCGGCCGTTTCGCCACTTCCGATCTCAACGACCTTTATCGTCGTGTGATCAACCGCAACAACCGCCTCGCGCGTCTGCAGGAGATTCTTGCTCCTGAGATCATCGTTCGCAACGAAAAGCGGATGTTGCAGGAAGCTGTTGATGCCCTGATCGATAACGGGCGTCGGGGGCGCACCGTTGTTGGTGCCAACAATCGCCCACTGAAATCTCTCAGCGACATCATTGAGGGCAAGCAGGGGCGCTTCCGTCAGAACCTTCTCGGCAAACGGGTCGACTACTCCGGTCGCTCTGTGATTGTGGTGGGTCCGAAGTTGAAGATGCATCAGTGCGGTCTTCCCAAGGAAATGGCCATCGAGCTGTTCCAGCCATTCGTGATTCATCGCCTGATCCGCCAGAACATCGTCAACAACATCAAAGCGGCGAAAAAGTTGATTCAGCGCGCCGATGATGAGGTGATGCAGGTGCTGCAAGAGGTGATTGATGGCCATCCAATCCTGCTCAACCGTGCACCGACGCTTCACCGTCTGGGGATTCAGGCCTTTGAACCCAAGTTGGTTGATGGGCGAGCCATTCAGCTCCACCCCCTCGTCTGCCCTGCGTTCAACGCCGACTTCGACGGTGACCAGATGGCCGTGCATGTTCCCTTGGCGATCGAGGCTCAGACCGAAGCGCGCATGCTCATGCTTGCCAGCAACAACATTCTCTCTCCGGCCACCGGTGACCCGATCATCACGCCGTCGCAGGACATGGTGCTTGGTGCCTACTACCTCACAGCGCTACAACCCGATCAGCAACCCGTTGCTTTCGGCGATCGCTCCCGCACCTTCGCTGGTCTTGAAGATGTGATCCATGCCTTTGAAGATAAGCGCATTGGTTTGCACGACTGGGTCTGGGTCCGCTTCAACGGTCAAGTGGAAGACGATGAAGAGCGTGATGAGCCCATCCAGAGTGAAACTCTTAGCGATGGCACCCGCTTTGAACAGTGGAGCTTCCGTCGCGATCGATTTGACGAAGACGGTGCCTTGATCAGTCGCTACATCCTTACAACCGTTGGTCGTGTGGTGATGAATCACACAATCATTGACGCGGTGGCGGCCACCTGA